The DNA sequence AATACTACAGAGCCGGCATGGCACCCAGAAAATTTTCCAGTGATTTTTGAATCTACACGTGACACCAAAACAATGGAGCCACGTCATCAACTCAGCATTTCAAGAAACGCTCTGGTAAATGATGcaattatcttttaattctgCTTTTCGCTGTTTATTTCAGTAGCTGAAGCCTACAGCTTGTTGGTGAACACTCCTGCCGTCATGGCTCTAACCCTACTGGCTCCCGGTGGGTGCGCTCGATTATGCGCGTCGCGCCCTGCACCCATTAGACATAGAATCACTACGTTCGCTACTCTATCCCCTCCTGGAGGTCATGCCGTGGACTGGGTTGAAGCAACTTCGAGCTTTTTCGAACAAGACGCGAGGCCCATCATGTTGTTTGATGGTATGGCTCATTGAACCATACTCTACCGGCGTGCTTGCATAACCCTTTTTTTGCACATCGTTTTCTACCATGAAATTACTTTTGGGTTTACTTTGATTCCATGAGTGTTGatggaaagggaaaaaaacgcAACCTTTGGGAACACTATGTACCAGAAAATtttagttgttttgtttttctatgtGTTGTTGACCTTATAGATGGAGCTGAACGGTTGGAAGTGGCTCCTTCCAATGAACTAAAAACTGTGAGTAGTTTATATAGTCCAGGAATAAAGAATACAAGGGCTTTTGCCAAATCAATGATTAGGCTTATGTTTGACCGATAACTTGGAGTAAGTAAGCTCTGCAGACGCACGCATAGAATGAATGGAAACGTAAATTTTGTTATAGCTTTTATATATCACGAAATTCTTATGTGATTTATTTTCCCGAGTTCAAATAGGTTGAGTTATTGGGAAATTGCTGCCAATAGCACAAATGATTCTGCCCAGTTTTTCGTTTGATTGATGTATACAGCAATTAAACTTGTTTGCTAAATTTGTATTTGGCAGGTGTATGCAACTTGTGTAACGGAGGTGTGAGGTTTGTGCGTGAAAATGATCGAAATAGGTAAGCCTCGATCGTCTTTGAAATTCTAACAGTTGCTCAGatttttcaattcatcatttACTCACGAAATTTGGTCTTATGGCtcataacatgtaatatattTAGGGGCAAGCAGTGAATTCTATTTTTGAAGTGGcgttatatatatgttaagaacATTAGTGAGGTATGAAGAGATCGAAAAAGGAACCACTTTACTTGTGATGTTCGGTGGAACACGAACTTTTTTAGGAAATTAGGAAGGAACACTTCATGCCAAATGTTTCGAATCATCCTATTATGAAGTTATTTGTCCTTTGCAATGACCTTGCTACGAGATTTTGTTATACTAAGTTTCATCCCAATGTCTTGGTTAAGTTCATCCCTAAGGAAAGTATGATATGCGTACTAACAAGAACAttaacttttctttaaaaaaaaaaaaaatcgcccATTAACCAGAGTTGCTATAATTGAACTTATGTGCTACTCGTGATATTGCTTGCTAAAATAAATCTGCTGGTAAATctgatgaaagttgaaaatttagaCTCTTCACATGACATGATTGGTGGTCTTGACAATCAAATAGAGATGATAAAGGAGGTCTGATGCCGTAGAGATTATCACGAGCTGTTATACTTTGCATTTAAGATGTGGAGTTAAGAAGCTAAACTTGGCTGTAGTGGACGTTAACTAATTTATCTCTGAAACTATTTAAAAGTAAATTCTTGTTAGAGAtgtaatgatataatatgagTTCTACTGAAATGATACATGGAGAATGGCTTTCCcatgaggaaaaaaaagtgtGTATTGATGGTGcactttcttatttttcatgaatAGGGATTCCCCACCACATTTTAGGTTCAATTTTACAACTAAAAACCTGTTTGTttgatctcttttttttctctgaatATTGGCAGGAGAATCAGGTTCGAACCTCTCCAAAGCGATGCAGGCAAAAAATTACTTAGGAGGTCAGGGAGGGCTCCTGATGATATCTCCAGTGTTGTACTTGTTGAAAAGGATAGGTTTGTATATCATAGGTTCTATTAACTTCAATTGTGATCAATAACCAAGCGTAGCTGACCAAATTTGATTACCAATCATCAAATATTCCATAGCAGTTCATTTGGTTGAGAAGAAGATGGACAGAAAAGTGAAATTTCTACATttaacaattcctaaccgaggGACAATCCAAATTTTCTTCACTTTCCATGCTTCTCATCAACCAAATGGATTCCACAAAGTTTTTTCTTGTGAAAAGATGTTATTATGTAGACCAGCTACTTTAATGGTTCAACAATTTTGCTTATACTAAAATACCGTAGAAGATGGCCCTAGAGATGTCATCTGAAGAAATTGAGAAACCATGGTGGATTTCAGATCATACATAAAGTCAGAAGCTGTGCTGAAGATAATGGATTACATAGATATACCATTTCCCCAGTTAGCATTTGTTCTACACTTTGTGCCGCTGTAAGTACCGCCTTTCCAGTTTCTGTTATAGATTCGGACTTCAGATTTGAAGCTAAGGGAAACAGTCAGAGCTGCTCTGTAACTCTGTTATTTATCCATTGCCATGGATGACTGCAGGTTCATAAGGGATTTTGCATACGATAACGTGGCAGACAACCGTTACACATTTTTCGGCCGCTCAGAATCCTGTGAGATATAAACAGCTAAATTCATTGTACTTAGCCTATGTTCTATATATTGTAGAGTCCAGAAATAATATTCCCCCAGGAGGTTAAccattgtatgttttgtctgAATAGAATGAAGGTATATTCatgtttatgaataaaaaacttGTGTATAATCCTGTTCTTGATTCGTgtggttgaatttctttttcttctcatatTTCAAGCTTTTAGCTGTATCTCTTGTTCTACCCCTTTTACCAAGCAAGGCAAAGTTTCAAAAAGCTATGAAAGATCAGATGTGTACGTTAACTTATCGGAGGTTACTGCGTGCAGGGTTATTTAAAGATAAAGGA is a window from the Juglans regia cultivar Chandler chromosome 7, Walnut 2.0, whole genome shotgun sequence genome containing:
- the LOC108981709 gene encoding DCC family protein At1g52590, chloroplastic-like; translated protein: MALTLLAPGGCARLCASRPAPIRHRITTFATLSPPGGHAVDWVEATSSFFEQDARPIMLFDGVCNLCNGGVRFVRENDRNRRIRFEPLQSDAGKKLLRRSGRAPDDISSVVLVEKDRSYIKSEAVLKIMDYIDIPFPQLAFVLHFVPLFIRDFAYDNVADNRYTFFGRSESCEI